attaaaaacaatggatcttttattttacatacataacgcaataataaacaagctaagaatacttataaataaatacttctTCGGCTTCGGGGTATGCGGTCAAAACTGGGAAGAAACCCCCGAttccccactctctctctatatctctATCGCTATTGCTGTCTCGCTTACTccgtgtgtgttgtgtgtgtgtgtaagtgttgAAGTGTAATCACACTCTCTTACACAATATCCCCGTTAATTCTCCCCCGTTATTCCCATTTTTCCCATGTCCCTGTCCCTCACTTACAACAAACGCGTAAcgtttcaataaattaattaaaataattaggGTTTTTAAAAAAACACATAGTTATAGTAAAAACTGTAAAGCATACAGTAATAAATAAGTACGAATTAAATTTGGgcgttaaatatttaatttgttggtTCTCTTGTTcgtgttcttcttgttgtgtTCAGATTCTTCGGATGTTTTGTGTTCCAAAATTGGAACTGGAATTCCTTCCATAACtatttgctcttgttgttgtgtattatATTGTATGTGGATGTGTGGATGTGTAGAGTGTGGATTGTGGATGTGTGGATGTTGTGGGTAGTTTATTTTTCTGGTGGTTTCTGCTGGTGGTTCTCAGAGTGGTAACCCTACCACTTAAGAGAGTTATGTAACCGGCGACATGTTGAATGATATGGGCGAACCATTTACGACTTTTATGAAATGttgtaaatttgttatttcCTCTGAGGGTGTTAAAAGCACTTTAACGCATTCGCCAAACCATTTGGAGTCAAAGCAGTCTTTCCTAAAAacacaattgaaataaaatatacaaaatcaaGAAATCCATAACCATAATaatcgtaataataatataagaaattaaaatgtaatgaaaGTATAGGAAATTAACGAAACGAAAGTATagacaaatgaaattaaggGAAAATGAAAGTGAAGAGCAATCTATTTGAAGACGACGGGCTTGTGAAAGGGATAAGGCGAGCCATTGATGACTTTGAGATAGTGTTGCAGTTGTACAATCTCCTCATCATCGATGAGCAGCACTTTGAGGCAATCTCCGAAGGTTTCGTGGGCGAAACAATTAGCCCTGCAGCAAAGATAGACAAGAATAGATTTCAGCCAGATACTAAGCAAAGATACTTAGATAAGATAGATACATTTTGAGTTGTAGATAAGTAGATAAGCtagataaaaaacaaacagaagaTAAACTCAAGCGGAAAACGAAAATAGTTTCTCTTTCCAAGAAATACTTATTTCTAGAATGAGTGTTCTACATTTAAAAAGTGCTTTCCTGTATTGCTTTCCATGTCATGGTCATCGTTTAAATCTGACCATGGTAATTTGGTAACAAAGTGTACTTAAGAAagaatttctttcttttcttttttttgcgccGCAATTTGGCAATAAATCGCCttgaattgcttttaaattgatGTGATGTGGAGACCCTGTGTTGGGGTTGAGGACGTCGTTATGTTGGAATTGGGATTTGTGAAATTTAAGTGTAAAATGATGAAGGAAATTTTATATACCGGGTTCCGATGATATAATAGTAAGGGACATTCAATGGGAGAATTTTCTATCTAGTGATTTGAATATTCTTTGGAAGATGTGAATTTGTTAAGTGAAAAGTGAGGATGTCATCTTGGGCTAGTAGTTTTGGGAAATGGATAAAggatacattttttgttgatatGTTGTTTCATTAGCTATATGAAGTTGATTGATTAGTGGGATTTTGATACTTATTAAAGAGAAGCTtcacaaatgaaattacaCTTACTTGCAAAGTCGATGTATACTCGTTTCGCGGAACAATTGGTAACAATCCTCGCAGATACGATCCAGACGGAAGAACATAGTCTTGTTGAAGATGCCCTTGCATTCCAGATCAAAGAAATTGCTGCGTTTCGATAGATTGTGATTGTGTGGCAACGCTGTGAATATGGGAATCAAGACAAGAAACAGCACCACCGAGATCTTTATGTTGCGGGAACACATCTACAAATAAAAGAGAACAATAAAATGGTCATTAAAGCGAGTAAAGTCAAAAATGAATTAGAAGCTTATTATAGTTTAGggataatttaaaataaatgtaatagcTAGAAGGCTGCAACTTTAACTTGTATAAATAGCTAGATCTCTGGAACTATACCAAGTAGAGCTATAAAAGTTCGTATCATTATTTCTTATAGTTAATTCTCCTCGATTAAACAGCTAAGGGCATGGAACCATAAGCAGTATATCAAGAAAATTTGGTAACAGTACTCCTAAGTGTTGCGCAAatctaaatttttatttaaatttcacacagtaaaaattaaaagcattatCTCACAGTCTGAaactcgactttagctttctcaCTCGGCATTTTGCCGTGTAATGATGATGCTATTAAAGCGACTCAAGTACCGGAAATAgtttataaatagtatatcACAAATTGCGTGTCGTCGCTTGTCGCTATCTATTTTTATCTCCCGCTGAGAAGACGCTACAATTAAGACCAGCTTCAGATGGTTGAGGGCTATCTGCTTACTGGGTAAGTGGATATGGGCCAAGTTGAACCTTGAAACCGCAACCACACGCAACGGGTGGTCGACGGCCTGAGCAATCTTCACAATCGCCCTCTTTCTCGCTCTTGccctctgtctctttctcagGCAGTCTCTCAATCAAAGTGGAAGAAggaagagaaggaggaggtCGCTTGTGAATCGTGAATCGTGAATTGTAAATCGTAAATCGTAGCTCGTAACTCGTAACTCGTAGTTCAAGGTATCTAAAAATAGTGACTGTCTGCAATTGTAACTGCAAAGTGTGCGCTAAATATAGAACGCACACAAttcgttcttgttgttgttgcaactgtgCGATTGCCAAGTGCCGCGCCGCCATCTGCTGCGATCtgcatgtggcagcaacagcaacaactgagaCGGCAACAGCGGCATCTTCATAAAGGTGTCTGCAAGTGCGGCACAGACGTGTCTTGGCTATAAATAGGCGCAcaatttcaatgtttattgcattatttgtAAAAGTGTCGAGAGTTGGCTAATTTACACAGTGAGAAATAAGTTGCTGTGATCTTGAAGGCGAGCATTTCAGTTCCACAAAATATCATAGTTGAAGATAAATAATTTGCcgtttatacaaaaaaatattatgtatacgccTAAGTAGAAAAGTTGTAAGGCCTCTCACTCTATTATTGGTGTTTAAATACACCCATACtagtacaaatttaaattccatttttataaaaactgCTGAAATCAAGAGTGTTGCACTTAAAATCTGTATTTTCCAACCCTAGCTCAGAACGCAACCCTAATAACAGCTTCGATAACAATTCGCGCTGCACTCAAGCGAGCGTTTACTTGGTTAAATGAAGTAAACATCTGACAGTCAAGCCAGACAGGCccccaaaataaatatatatatgaatgaaatgaattaataCTTCTCTAGtttgtatttgcatattttatcaatttgcGTGGtcagtccgtctgtctgtcagttagtcagtttcagcttcaatTACCAGCGTCGACATACATTCCAAACTAttgaataatttgattaaaattgcaaatttttccACTGCTCTTGCTGTGTGAAATTTTCGCTGCTGCGTCGCTTTTggtgggtgtgtgtatgtgtatgtgtctg
This is a stretch of genomic DNA from Drosophila albomicans strain 15112-1751.03 chromosome 3, ASM965048v2, whole genome shotgun sequence. It encodes these proteins:
- the LOC117567782 gene encoding ion transport peptide-like isoform X4, encoding MMCSRNIKISVVLFLVLIPIFTALPHNHNLSKRSNFFDLECKGIFNKTMFFRLDRICEDCYQLFRETSIHRLCKKDCFDSKWFGECVKVLLTPSEEITNLQHFIKVVNGSPISFNMSPVT
- the LOC117567782 gene encoding ion transport peptide-like isoform X1; translated protein: MQQQQQPQHHQQLYECRSAAGSHRKAHQQQHLYQQQAMCSRNIKISVVLFLVLIPIFTALPHNHNLSKRSNFFDLECKGIFNKTMFFRLDRICEDCYQLFRETSIHRLCKKDCFDSKWFGECVKVLLTPSEEITNLQHFIKVVNGSPISFNMSPVT
- the LOC117567782 gene encoding ion transport peptide-like isoform X3 translates to MKKLSQNMCSRNIKISVVLFLVLIPIFTALPHNHNLSKRSNFFDLECKGIFNKTMFFRLDRICEDCYQLFRETSIHRLCKKDCFDSKWFGECVKVLLTPSEEITNLQHFIKVVNGSPISFNMSPVT
- the LOC117567782 gene encoding ion transport peptide-like isoform X5 — its product is MCSRNIKISVVLFLVLIPIFTALPHNHNLSKRSNFFDLECKGIFNKTMFFRLDRICEDCYQLFRETSIHRLCKKDCFDSKWFGECVKVLLTPSEEITNLQHFIKVVNGSPISFNMSPVT